A segment of the Hemitrygon akajei chromosome 10, sHemAka1.3, whole genome shotgun sequence genome:
TGATGAAGTTAGGGCTGTTGTctgcatagattttagtaaggtgtttggcTTTCGGGGGGCACATCCATAAGTTTAatatgcatgggatccatggtgaattggttgCTAAGATTCAAAATCTGTTTACCCATAGAAGATGGTGGACAGTGGCTGATAGGACTTATTCTGgccggaggtctgtgactagtaaTGCTCTATAGCTACATGTATTGGAACCTCTGCTGTTTAATGAGCTGCATTAAAATGTGGATTGGtgagttagcaagtttgcagatgatttttGTGGTGTTGTTGGTAGTGTAGAAGACTGCCAAAAGATACAATGAGATAAAGATCAGTTGCAGTTTTGGGAGggaaaacggcagatggaatttaacctgaCCAAAAGTGAATTATTGTATTTTGGGGATCAAATATAAAGTGACAGTGTACCTTTAATGGCCAAACCTTTACTgaggaggggttttggggttcatccacagatccctgaaagtgacTACACAGGGTTAATAGGATGGTAAAGAAGGGATATTACACGCTTGCCTCTATTAGTTGAGGAATTgggttcaagagtcaggaaatcAGGTTTGCAGCTTTGTAAGACTCTAGATCGGCCACATCTGCAGTACTGTATTCAGTCTGATTACCCCATTAAAGAAAGGCAGTCAAGGCTTAGGACAGAATGCAGTAGAGGTTagccaggatgctgcccggagcagaggacatgtgctataaggaaaggttggacagaGTTGAGTTGTTTTCCCTGGAACAGCAGAATtattgaggtttataagattgtaagaggcatagatatacATAGATTTAaacgtctaataccagaggacatgcctttaaggtgagtgggggaaagttcaaaggagttGTGCAGGGCAATTTTTTTGTGCGCAGAGAGTGGGGGCACTGGAATGCGCTACTGGGGTAGTGGTGGTGGCAAATACAATAGGagtgttcaagaggctcttagatagggacatgaatgtgcaggaaatggatggATATGGATATCGTGGGGGTggaaaggattagtttagttgggcatttgattactgCTTTAATGAGTTTGGTACAGACTGTGGGTTTGTTCCAGTTCTGttctgttctatgctctacttaATAAAGATGTTGAAGACAGTAATAATGATTTCAATGGCAGGTGGGCTGAAATAAGGAGAGAATAAGTGATATTTTGGTGGTGAAAATAGACTGCTTCTGCAATGAATTCCAAGTACACAGATGGGTTGAATGTTGCAATCTGTAACAGCAAACACCTCTAGGCCATTCATTTGGCCAAGGTGTTTGACAACACAAAGGCAGCAGAGGGATCCGGATGACATTCAGAAAAGCTATATTTGGGAACTAAAAGTCTTTGTTTTGTCAGTTTTGCTAAATGGGTGATACTTTGTACTGCACATACTTCTTTTACTTCACTGACAAACGAGTAACAAATAACGGGCCGGCACAGTAGCACAGCGACAAGCGTAACGCAgtcacagtgccagcaacccgggttcaaatcTGCCATtccctgtagggagtttgtacattatccccatgactgtgtgggtttccttccaaGTGCTTCAGTTTCCAAAGGCGTACAGGTCAGCAGGTTGATTGGTCAATAGACTGCATGGGTATATATGGGCACCGCAAGCTCACTGAGCTGGAAggtcctgttaccgtgctgtacctCTAAGTCAGTCAATAACTAAAAGTTATAGTCCACCAAATCAAAGATGCTTACTCAAGAGAAAGCTTTTCTTCTTCCTCACACAAGTCTGGTAATCGCTGCAGACCTAGAGTCATTCTCAAGGCATCCACATGTTCTTTAAGGGGCTTGTATTCCTCATGCAGACGCCGTGTAGATTCAAGAAGTTTGTTCAAGTCATTTTCAGATTGTTTTATTGTATTTTCCATCtacaaaatgaaaaagaaaattcTTAATGGAAGCAGTGTATTGAAAGTGAATGAtactacagtggattctggttaattgagctATCGGTTAATCGGGGCACCTCATATTGGAGacaatgctttaaaaaaaaacaactaatcaGAAAATTGCTGGGatgcccttcatttatttggtatGCTATGCTGTTTAATTGGGGCAGGACACTGTAGCTGAACaggttctaactagcatcagtcatgcACACGTATGTGGCCGTTAGACGCCACACGTGCTTTGAGCCAACCGTTTTTAAATGGtctcagttgtgtgtgtttgtgttcaaagccCAGTGATTTCTGACACTGATAGTTGGTGGGAAGTAAGCAGTAAaacattcagacttggagatgccagaaatggccaggtgtGGAAGTTACACCCTTTCAccatttcaacaagttaggaactaatGAAGAATTCCAAGGCATCAACAAGCATCTTGAATTGTACATTAAAAGTGAAGATTTAGAGGATGAAATCATCAACAGCATTGtaggaaggcagtccattatctgctccaggtgtctgtgctgattttgatcATTGTGGACACTGGATGAATTTCTCTGTCGATAACtactaggaactaatacacagttttacaaTGCTGTAGTACAATGGTACttcctaatttgttctgtatttcatctaaatacataatttgttattcagtttgtcttttttatacctttttaactatttgcatGAGATTTCGGCTAACTGGGACATCTGTTTAATTGAGcgaaaatgtactggtcccaatgtgtctcaGTCAACCGGAATTCACTGTGTTAACAAGCATCTTTTCCCCTGTGCCATTCTTCTTGTGGAGTCGCCTATTAGTGAGTGGGTAATGGTATAGAATTCCAAAAGCTTTGGAAGCAATTACAAAAAATGCGTGGGACTGAAAACTCCTTCTGTGCACAAGGTGAGACTGAACTCTACCATCCAAGATGCAAGTTGGATTAATTTTCCCATTCCTAATGCTTTAGACAGACTCACTGCTTTAAACAAATTTAGTGGAGAAATTGGCAAGAAGCATATATTCAGTTGATAAATAGTCAATATTAGTTCTCTAATTCTCACCACAAAGAGTAGATCTggtttgctgattttttttttgtttaaatagCATTTGCTGTTTTAGAGCTGCAGTAATTTATTTTTGGAACAAATTAACTGActactaaatttaaaaaaaactatcaaaTAGAAATTAAACTATCTAGTTTCAATGCTGCCTTGAGCACCTGGCTAGAACCCATTGTTGCAAATGGATCGAAAATAAACCAAGAcatatttaatttgttttttttttacctattTTGCTTGATATTCACAGACTTCAATGACATACCACCTCAATGCCCAGTTTTGTTATGGTCCTATTTTTACAACTAATGCTCTACAATTAATGCTCAACCTGTTGCAATTTTCACTAAATAAAACGCGACCCAATGCTAACGTGCCTCCAACATACCACATTGATATCTGCATGGATCAGTCGGAGTTCCTCGACATgagccatcttctcctggagCAAGAGATCCATTTCATGCTTATAGTCCTTCAAGTGCCTTTCTTCAGATTCCAGTGCATCAAACTCAGCTTTCAACCGAGCTTTAATTTTTTCCATTTGCACTGTCTTAGCCCTGCAATTTCACATGGACATTTAAGGCTTCAGAAATATAGCATATTGATAATTTTGCTTCACAGCTCTCTGAACAACTTCTCATAGCATTCTAAAGCTTTTGTAAAATAAATCAGCTTTTGTCCACCTACAGTAGAAGAAAACTATTTTATTGAAGCTAACGTGTTTGAGCTCATCTCATAGCCTAGTGCAGTCTACACTGCTTTTCTCATCTGAATCACATTGGCCGAGATCAGGAAGGACAGCTGATCCTACTGGACAGATCCTATTTACAGATATTAATATGAATCACCAGGGTTGACTATGATACCCAGGCCATTAAACATCACAAAAGAGGTGATATTAGTGAAAAAAGTACAAGTTAAgtaatatttaagtttgctgaccacACCACAGTTGTTGACCGAATCAgagttggtgatgaatcagcatattggagggggattgaaaatctggccgagtgttgccacaacaaccacctctcactcaatgtcagcaagaccaagcagctgattattgacttcaggagctgGAAACcagaactttaaattccttggtgttatcatttcagaagatctgcccTGGGTCCTGCATGCAAGTGACATTGCAATGGAAGCACGGCAGTGTCTCTACtaccttagaagtttgtgaagattcaacatgtcatccaaaacttgacaaacttctataggtctGCAGTGAAGAGTATACCAACTGGATATactacaacctggtatggaaacaccaatgcccttgaatggaaaagcctaaataaagtagtggataaggcccaggccatcacaggtaaagccctccccaccattgagcacatctacatggagtgctgtcacaggcaagcagcatccatcaccaaggacccccacCGTCAAGCCCATGCTCCTTTCTCACGCTGCCATCaaagaggtggtacaggagcctcaagacccacacaccaatttcgggaacagttattacctctcaaatgtcaggctcttgaaccaaagggaataacttcactcaactttactcaccccatcactgaactgttcccacaacctatagactcactctcaaggactcttcatcttacgaTCTCGATGTTTATTGCCtgttttttcccccctcttttttccacaaattctcagtttaattgccttttgcacattggtgtttgtccGTCtagttgggtgcagtctttcactgattctattggttttctttgtatttactctgtaaggcctgcaggaaaatgaatctccgggttgtgtatatgtactttgataataaattgactttgtacTTTGAATAATGTAGAATTCCAGCATCAACATTTATAGGAGACAACTTAGGGCAGCAATAATGTTTAAAATCTACCTGAAGTAACCTGTCTAGCTAATAGTTAATCAGTATAATCTTAGTAAAAGAATAGTACCTCCCACACTCCACTGTTACATCAGAGAAAAATAAATGCTTAGGTCTTGGTGTTGAGCTTGAATCTGCAACTTAATTTGGTTCTAAGAAGTACCAACTGTCCTCCCACAACACGCTCCTACAGATTTTACCTCCTCTGATAAAATGGAAGCCAATCTACAATAAATATTTATAAAGTGAAAACTCCAATTAAGTAGTACCCTGAAAAACTGACGGACAATGGTGGATTGTGTAGAAACTGTATGAGTCCAGTCCAGGTCACTGCAGGCTGTTTATTCACAGGGATCTAAACAGAGGCTTGTTGAATACTTGCCGCCTGGAAATTCGGTTCACTGAATCCCCACTCACTGTTCCTGTTATACATGTGCTTCTTTCTCCGTTGATTTCCGTTGTTTGAATATCCTGGCTGCAGGGATTTAAGTTATGAACTGCTCACCAAAGAAGCAAAACCACAGCTTGACTTACAAACAAAATATTTAACAAATTCCTTCCAGCTTCCTGTGTGGTTTCTAGAATTCGGCGACAAAAACGTCTTGTAGCGACCCAATACAAAGACTCAGTGACATGCTCCAGGCTAGTGCTTCCCATCACAAAATGCAATTGTCCAATCTCAATCCATTTCCTGGTTGGAGTGGACTGACCGTAAAATCGAATGGCAGTCTACTGCAGTGGTAAAGTTGTGGCAGCTATCTATTGGTATTCAAGCTTCAAAAACCTCTTCCCCAAAAGCGAAATTCTGCCACCCCCTACCACCCCTCATTTGGAGTCTCGCAAAAGCTATTCCTTTAGGAGTAAAACAGGCTGCAGAAGCCAGATTCCAGTAACTTTTACAAAACAGTTCAACTTATTCATCCACTCGCTACATCGCTTATTGCTTTaacacagtggtccccaaccaccaggccgcaaagcatgtgctaccaggcTGCGACGAAACGATacgatttggcgatatgaaacaatatgagtcagctgcacctttcctcattccctgccaCGCCCACTGTTGGAACTTGGAACACacacgaggtcattacccacgcgtcATCCATGTCAGCACAGGAAGATCAACTCCTCGAGTTTGCAGATGACGGTGGGCTGAgaagtatgtttgacataacgtctctgccggcattctggatcaaagtcaaggctgaatatcctgagatagccacaAAAGCACTGAAAatgttgcttccatttccaacatcatatctctgcaAAGCGGgtttttctgcaatgaatgcaacgaaaactaaattgctgaATAGACTAGACACAAAGAACCCACTTCGAGTATCGCtatctcccatcacccctcgatgggaccgtcttgttgcagggaaacaagcccagggctcccactgattcagcgatattggtgtgttgcaatgattttatatgttcatacgggGAAAATacgcgctgtgtgtttaatattaagtttgttagataaacccttttaaaaacaaaattgagtgtattagctacttataagtgacttagttgacttatcacctatatacCGGTTGTGATTaacatccccctccacccccacgggtcagccggtccgcaagaatattgtcaatattaaaccggtccacggtgcaaaaaatgTTGGGGACCCTGCTTTAACagctaaaacaaattgattcaatgGTTGGGAGTTTTTAGATTCTAGTAAGAGTTGAGCCTGATCTTGATACAATTTGTGTAGTAACCCACAATCTATGACTGAGGTCTGTTGCTTATTAGTGAAGTTAATGTCAAAGAATCAATGCTACACCTGCTGACTAAGTTTAAAAAACTGCTTGTTAATTGTTTGGTCAAGCATGGATTTTTTGCTTGGCTTACAAAGCTACACAAAAGAAGTTCAAATGAAAGTTACTAACTTgaaatattcaagattcaagtttgaattacatttattatcaaagaatgcataaatcatacaaccttgaggtttgcTTACTCACAGGTAATCACAAAGcaggaaacctgaaagaacccaactaaagaaaaagagaaaaaatagaaGACCAACACCCGAGGTGCAAGAGAAGGACAAAAAATACAAATCGTGCAACACACCACGAAGTGAACAACAACATTTggaaccaaaattgagtcctcagatccagaCCTCGAagcagcccggagtaggcccaaaaccTCACTTAACAGTTCATCATATTAACGGGCAAAGTGCACAGCAGCCGGGGTAGTCTTCTTAGCCTCAGTACTATGGAGATGACTATCGCAGAGAACAAACAAAATTACCTCTTGCCATGGATcccaacaccctgtcttttcagtctatctgggccagcatttaaattgagCAAACAAAGGAACAGCAAAAGGCTCTGGCACCCTGGAGAGAGAAGTAAAGATCGTGGAGATCGAGCAAAATTGGCTCTCTaggccagtgtttaaattgttTAAACAGCAAACCATACCTCGCACTAGGACCCAGGCAACAATGCAGCAAAAGGCTCCAGGcctagacaatagatgcaggagtaggctattcggcccttcgagccagcaccgccattcactatgatcatggctgatcattcacaatcagtaccccgttcctaccttctccccatatctcttgactccactatctttaagagctcaatctaactctctcttgagagcatccagagaattggcctccactgccttctgaggcagagcattccacagatccacaactctctgggtgaaaaagtttttcctcaactccgttctaaatggcctaccccttattcttaaattgtggcctctatttctggactcccccaacatcaacATCAGAaacagatccctccagactaagactaataggcactggagaagttttttccctactgcggtcactttgctgaacagttaactgccggttaactgttggctaactgttacttggattgcactacctgtatgtataatctatattttcatttatatttatcattattattgttatgagcagagagacaacatctgccggaagtaaattccttgtatgtgcataggtacttggcgattaaagtctgattctgattctgatgtttcctgcctctagcgtgtccaatcacttactaatcttatgtttcaatcagatcccctaaaatccctctaaattccagtgtatacaagcccagtcgctccaatctttaaacatatgacagtcccaccatctcgggaattaacctcgtgaattcgctgcactccctcaatagcaagaatgtccttcctcaaatttggacagcagaactgcacacaatactccaggtgtgatcttacctgggccctgtacaactgcagaaggacctctttgctcctatactcaactccccttgttatgaaggccaacatgccattagctttcttcactgtctgctgtacctgcatgcttactttcagtgactgatgaacaaggacacctagatctcgttgtacttccccttttcctaattttagaccacgccacccagcaactcGCTCTGAGCTCAGATTTCGTCACCCAGCCCAAAGTCattctcaagctcttcaaatcaacTCAGCACACAGAACGATCCAACCTCGCACCCGGGCCAGTTGTATAACCACCAAATTTCCCGGGCCCGGGCTCCAACTTCTCTTGCCACCCAGAGTGAACTAACTTCACACCCACGCCAATTGTACAAACATCCAAACACCATCTGCAATGACTCTGCAACACGCCATTTCAGCTGATACCCCGAACCCACTTCACCATCGCTCGCCCCTTCACTGTTTGTGgcaataatttaacacaatttacctcagaaaaggtatATTTAGTGACGTTTTTAGTTGGAATTCCCTAGCTTTTTGACTACCAGAGATCTATTGCACACGTTCAGTGGTGACATCTTAACCGAAAGTGTTAAAGATGCATGTTTAATCTATTTCTATGCCATGGAAGAGAAATGAGAATGCAAATCACTTTTAACACCTCTACacctgctgcctgaccagctgaatatTTCCAACACTATTTTTGCTTACATTACACTTTCAAAATTAGTTCCTCCAGGTCGTCACAGAAAAAAGAATCAAATGCTCCATAAATTTAATAATTTTAAACATAAAATACAAATTTCAATAAACTAAGAAATATTAAAACATTTCATGTGTTTTCTGCTGTCAATATCTTACCTTGCTATGTATAAACTTATTTGCATTGCTCTCATGGTATAATTGTTGTGAAGTGAAAATATCTTGCCAAGATTATTCAGCTTCACACAAACTACATTTGACAAAAGTAGCTAAAACTTTGCtaaatccaagcaaatgtttTAACACATCTCAAAGCTCACAGACTGATAAGCAACCTGTACCAACATTGAATAATTCTATTGGCGTTATTATTTCACCTGCTTCAGGATAAATATATTTTTGGTTACATAAATTGACAGAGTGAATTACAATACATTTGCTGAAGAAAAGCAGTATTTGAAGAGTGGTGTTTATTGATTTTATTGTTTGTTAAGCTATATAGAAAAAAGTATTAAAAATTCTGAAGAATTATAAATTAAaacaattaaaaacattaaaagtcaagttattttttaaaaagtgatctGCATTCTTATTTCCATTACATGCCATGGAATACAATTCCCAATGCAATCGACATGATTTCAacccaaaatcagaatcaggtttaatatcactggcatacattgtgAAGTGTTTCACTTTGCGGTTACAGCACATAACAATAAAAATTGTTTAAATTATAGTAAGGatatatgaaaaataaattaagtaatgaaagagaggaaaaagaaaTAGTGAAACCAAGTTCACGGATacatcgtccattcagaaatctgatggcagggggaagaagctgttcctgaaacgttcagtatgtgtcttcaggctcctgtacctccttccttgatggtagtaatgagaagagggcatgttctgggtgataggggtccttaatgaaggatgccgcctttttgaggcattgcctttttgaagatgtcctcaatgctggggagactagggcccatgatggagctggctgagttcacaacttcctgcagctttctcagatcctgtgcagtagcccctccatcgCTGATGATAATATAACCAGTTAGACTTCTTTCTATAGaatttctgtagaaatttgagagtgtctttggtgatataccaagtctctgaaaacttctaatgaaatatagccactatcatgccttctttgtaattgcatcaatatgttgggaccagtatTGACTTTCAGAggtgttgacactcaggaacttgaaactgctcaccctttccactgctgttcCCTTGATTAAGATCAGCATgcattcccttgacttcccctttctgaagtccacaatcaattccttggtcgtactgacattgagtacaaggttatTGTTAATACACCACTCCAGcagctgatttatctcac
Coding sequences within it:
- the zc4h2 gene encoding zinc finger C4H2 domain-containing protein; translation: MTEEQEIMCKLESIKEIRAKTVQMEKIKARLKAEFDALESEERHLKDYKHEMDLLLQEKMAHVEELRLIHADINVMENTIKQSENDLNKLLESTRRLHEEYKPLKEHVDALRMTLGLQRLPDLCEEEEKLSLDYFEKQKAEWQTEPQEPPIPESLAAAAAAAQQLQVARKQDARQTATFRQQPPPMKACLSCHQQIHRNAPICPLCKAKSRSRNPKKPKRKQDE